A single region of the Salvia splendens isolate huo1 chromosome 18, SspV2, whole genome shotgun sequence genome encodes:
- the LOC121777838 gene encoding berberine bridge enzyme-like 8 — translation MESSIKTIQLIFLALLFSLSSASTVDQSFLRCLDDHSDPSSPTSAVLYSPNNSSFSSLLQNYLNNLRFNSSATPKPQFILTALQISHIQAAVVCAKSHGLQIKIRSGGHDYEGLSYRSDFSDFFILDLFNLRAVDVDADAGTAWVEAGAILGEVYYAIAEKSAALGFPAGVCPRVGVGGHFGGGGYGNMIRAHGLSVDNIVDARLVDAGGRLLDREAMGEDLFWAITGGGGYSFGVVVSYKIELVPVPPKVTVFRIQRLFNENLTNLVYRYVEAAATELPPQLFIRMSLDIVNVSNVATNRARFVAMFLGASGELLSLMHQKIPELELKETDCLEMSWIESVLFWSSFKPGTPATALLNRKPPKVDYLKRKSDYLKKPIPKPEVELILRKMVELQAPELVFNPYGGRMAEIPSWAKPFPHRAGNIAKLQYATNWEEGGEVAANQYVNLTRQLFDYMSPYVSASPREAFLNYRDLDIGINDGGLDSYEQGKVYGLKYFKENFYRLVKIKTIVDPDNLFRNEQSIPVSPK, via the coding sequence atggaaagttcaATAAAAACAATCCAACTCATCTTCTTAGCTCTcctattttctctctcatcagCCTCAACAGTTGACCAGTCTTTCCTCCGGTGCCTGGACGACCACTCCGACCCCTCCAGTCCGACCTCTGCAGTTCTCTACAGTCCAAACAACTCCTCCTTTTCCTCCCTCCTCCAAAACTACCTCAACAACCTCCGCTTCAATTCCTCCGCCACTCCAAAGCCCCAATTCATCCTCACCGCTCTCCAAATCTCCCACATTCAGGCCGCCGTCGTCTGCGCCAAATCCCACGGCCTCCAAATCAAAATCCGCAGCGGCGGCCATGACTACGAGGGCCTCTCCTACCGCTCCGATTTCTCCGATTTTTTCATACTAGATTTGTTCAATCTCCGGGCCGTCGACGTCGACGCCGACGCCGGAACGGCGTGGGTCGAGGCCGGCGCGATCCTCGGCGAGGTCTACTACGCCATCGCTGAGAAGAGCGCGGCCCTCGGCTTCCCCGCCGGAGTCTGCCCCCGGGTCGGCGTCGGCGGCCACTTCGGCGGGGGCGGCTACGGGAACATGATCCGCGCGCACGGCCTCTCGGTCGACAACATCGTTGACGCGAGGCTCGTTGACGCCGGAGGACGCCTCCTCGACCGGGAGGCCATGGGCGAGGATCTGTTCTGGGCGATCACCGGCGGCGGAGGGTATAGCTTCGGCGTCGTGGTGTCGTATAAAATCGAGCTCGTCCCGGTCCCGCCGAAAGTAACGGTTTTTAGAATCCAACGGTTGTTTAACGAGAATCTGACGAACCTCGTTTACCGTTACGTAGAGGCTGCGGCGACAGAACTGCCGCCGCAGCTTTTTATCAGGATGAGCCTGGACATTGTGAACGTCTCGAACGTCGCGACGAATCGGGCTAGATTCGTCGCAATGTTCCTTGGTGCATCAGGGGAATTACTTTCCCTTATGCACCAGAAAATTCCTGAATTGGAATTGAAAGAGACAGATTGTCTGGAAATGAGCTGGATCGAATCAGTGCTATTTTGGAGTAGTTTTAAGCCGGGAACTCCGGCGACTGCTCTTCTGAATCGAAAACCCCCAAAAGTCGATTACCTAAAAAGGAAATCGGATTACTTAAAGAAGCCGATTCCAAAGCCAGAAGTTGAGCTCATATTAAGGAAAATGGTGGAATTGCAAGCTCCGGAGTTGGTGTTCAACCCCTACGGCGGTAGAATGGCGGAGATTCCGTCGTGGGCGAAGCCTTTCCCTCACAGAGCCGGCAACATTGCGAAGCTACAGTATGCGACGAACTGGGAAGAAGGCGGCGAGGTGGCGGCGAATCAATACGTGAATTTGACACGCCAGCTATTTGATTATATGTCGCCATACGTGTCAGCATCGCCTAGGGAGGCGTTTTTGAACTATAGAGATCTGGACATCGGAATCAATGATGGAGGTCTAGATAGCTATGAGCAGGGAAAGGTCTATGGGCTAAAATATTTCAAGGAAAATTTCTATAGATTGGTGAAGATCAAGACAATTGTTGATCCCGATAATTTGTTCAGAAACGAGCAAAGCATTCCAGTTTCACCCAAATAG
- the LOC121776258 gene encoding cannabidiolic acid synthase-like codes for MKTPTFSLILLLIFSSSSAASAAGDFLHCLSEKLDNYSSISNIVYTTSNSSYTSILEYSIYNLRFDTESTPKPHAIITPEHESQIPPVIYCAKTAGLEVRTRSGGHDFEGLSYVSRVPFVVIDLINLSEITVDVGSKTAWVEAGATIGSLYYRIAEKSPILGFPAGVCLTLGVGGHFSGGGYGYMLRKNGLAADHVIDARIVDVNGRILDRGSMGEDLFWAIRGGGAASFGVVVAWKVRLVNVPEKVTIFSVARTLEQNATQLIHRWQYVAPNIDDNLSMGIMISRSSTIQNGTTPTIRASFSGLFLGDAEKLLPLMQQSFPELGLMRENCTETSWIKSTVAFAGNPIQTPLQILLNRTQPQKGFSKQKSNYVKEPIPQQGFEGLLEEFFKAEEATRGLLILVPYGGKMAEISESAIPFPHRGGNLYMISHRIGWEEENARDSERYVGWSRRLEDYMTPYVSSNPREAYLNYRDLDLGVNNVVGETSYEQASVWGKRYFKDNFDRLVRVKTMVDPGNFFRNEQSIPPLHSKWK; via the exons ATGAAAACTCCAACCTTTTCTTTGATTCTTCTTCTCATCTTCTCGTCCTCATCGGCAGCTTCTGCCGCCGGTGACTTCCTACATTGTCTGTCTGAGAAACTCGACAACTACTCGTCAATTTCCAACATTGTTTACACCACAAGCAATTCATCATACACTTCCATCTTGGAATATTCCATCTACAACCTCAGATTCGATACGGAATCCACACCGAAGCCGCATGCAATCATAACCCCAGAACACGAATCTCAGATCCCGCCTGTCATATACTGTGCCAAAACAGCTGGCCTCGAAGTCAGGACACGAAGTGGTGGCCATGACTTCGAAGGGCTATCTTATGTATCACGAGTCCCGTTTGTTGTCATTGATTTGATCAATCTCAGTGAAATCACAGTCGATGTTGGGTCAAAAACTGCGTGGGTCGAAGCTGGTGCCACCATCGGCTCGTTGTATTACAGAATCGCGGAGAAAAGTCCGATTCTTGGATTTCCGGCGGGTGTTTGCCTAACACTCGGTGTCGGAGGCCACTTCAGTGGAGGAGGCTATGGCTATATGCTTAGAAAGAATGGCTTGGCTGCTGATCATGTGATCGATGCAAGAATAGTCGACGTCAATGGTAGAATTCTAGACAGAGGATCAATGGGCGAAGATCTGTTCTGGGCCATCAGAGGAGGTGGCGCTGCCAGCTTTGGTGTAGTTGTTGCCTGGAAG GTACGATTAGTGAATGTACCTGAAAAAGTCACCATATTCTCGGTAGCCAGAACGTTAGAACAAAACGCAACTCAACTCATCCACCGCTGGCAATACGTCGCTCCCAACATCGACGACAATTTGTCAATGGGAATCATGATATCCCGGTCGAGCACCATACAAAACGGAACCACTCCGACCATCCGCGCCTCCTTCTCCGGGCTCTTCCTCGGAGACGCCGAAAAATTGCTGCCGCTGATGCAGCAAAGTTTCCCGGAGCTCGGCCTAATGCGAGAAAACTGCACCGAGACGAGCTGGATCAAATCCACCGTCGCCTTCGCCGGAAACCCCATCCAAACACCGCTGCAAATCCTGCTCAACAGAACTCAGCCCCAAAAAGGATTCTCCAAACAGAAATCAAACTATGTGAAGGAACCAATTCCTCAACAGGGCTTTGAAGGATTATTGGAAGAATTCTTCAAAGCAGAGGAAGCTACGAGAGGTTTATTGATCCTCGTTCCTTATGGCGGGAAAATGGCGGAGATCTCCGAATCCGCCATTCCTTTTCCTCATAGAGGCGGGAACCTGTACATGATCTCTCATCGTATCGGTTGGGAGGAAGAAAATGCTCGGGATTCGGAGAGGTACGTAGGCTGGTCGAGGCGGCTTGAGGACTACATGACTCCTTACGTTTCGAGTAATCCGAGGGAAGCGTATCTCAACTACAGAGATCTCGACCTTGGAGTTAACAACGTTGTGGGGGAGACGAGCTACGAGCAAGCAAGTGTTTGGGGCAAGAGATATTTCAAGGACAATTTTGATCGTCTTGTTCGGGTGAAAACCATGGTTGATCCGGGGAATTTCTTCAGAAACGAACAGAGCATTCCGCCGTTGCATTCCAAGTGGAAATGA
- the LOC121776412 gene encoding berberine bridge enzyme-like 8: MKTPTISLILLLILACSLAASAAGDLLQCLSTKFDNYSSISNVVYTTRNSSYTSILEHTIYNLRFDTESTPKPQVIITPEHESQIPPVVHCAKKAGLEVRIRSGGHDAEGLSYVSRVPFVVIDLIKLNEITVDAAAKTAWVGAGATIGSLYYRIAEKSPVLAFPAGGCLTLGAGGHFGGGGYGLLMRKYGLAADNVIDARIVDVNGRILDRKLMGEDLFWAIRGGGAASFGVVVAWKVQLVDVPEKVTIFRVDRTLEQNATQIVHRWQYVAPSIDKELFIDVMISRPSTAQSPANRTVLVSFIALYLGGVDTLLPLMQRTFPGLGLKRENCNETSWVESTLGINGFPIENLQILLNITQPKGYSKQKSNYVKKPIPKQGFEGIWEKFYKDEAMDGLTFLLQPYGGRMAEISESAIPFPHRGGNLYLITHLINWGEESARDSESYVRWSRRIEDYLTPYVSSNPREAYLNYRDLDIGVNNVVGETSYKQASVWGRKYFKNNFDRLVRVKTMVDPGNFFRNEQSIPPLRSKWKKGE; this comes from the exons ATGAAAACTCCAACCATTTCTTTGATTCTTCTCCTCATCTTGGCGTGCTCATTGGCAGCTTCGGCCGCCGGTGACTTACTACAATGCCTGTCGACGAAATTCGATAACTACTCTTCCATTTCCAACGTTGTTTACACCACACGAAATTCATCATACACTTCCATCTTGGAACATACCATCTACAACCTCAGATTCGACACGGAATCTACACCTAAACCGCAGGTGATCATAACCCCAGAACACGAATCTCAGATCCCGCCTGTCGTACACTGCGCCAAAAAGGCTGGCCTTGAAGTCAGGATTCGCAGCGGCGGCCATGACGCAGAGGGACTGTCTTATGTGTCACGAGTCCCGTTTGTGGTCATTGATTTGATCAAATTAAATGAAATCACTGTAGACGCCGCGGCAAAAACTGCGTGGGTTGGAGCCGGTGCAACTATCGGCTCTTTGTATTACAGGATCGCGGAGAAAAGCCCGGTTCTTGCATTTCCGGCGGGTGGTTGCCTGACACTTGGCGCCGGAGGCCACTTCGGTGGAGGAGGCTATGGCTTGTTGATGAGGAAGTATGGCTTGGCTGCAGATAATGTGATCGATGCAAGAATAGTCGACGTTAATGGCAGAATTCTCGACAGAAAATTAATGGGCGAAGATCTGTTCTGGGCCATCAGAGGCGGCGGCGCCGCCAGTTTTGGTGTAGTTGTTGCTTGGAAG GTACAACTAGTGGATGTACCAGAAAAAGTCACCATCTTCAGAGTAGACCGAACACTAGAACAAAACGCAACTCAAATCGTCCACCGCTGGCAATACGTCGCTCCCAGCATCGACAAAGAATTATTTATCGACGTAATGATATCCCGACCGAGCACTGCCCAGTCACCAGCCAACCGGACCGTCCTCGTCTCGTTCATCGCACTCTACCTCGGGGGCGTCGACACACTGCTTCCCCTGATGCAGAGAACATTCCCCGGGCTCGGCCTAAAGAGGGAAAACTGCAACGAGACGAGCTGGGTCGAATCGACCCTCGGCATCAACGGCTTCCCCATCGAAAACTTGCAAATCCTCCTCAACATAACTCAGCCCAAAGGCTACTCCAAACAGAAATCAAACTACGTGAAGAAGCCAATCCCAAAACAGGGCTTCGAAGGGATATGGGAAAAGTTCTACAAAGACGAAGCCATGGATGGTTTGACGTTCCTTTTGCAGCCCTACGGCGGGAGAATGGCGGAGATCTCCGAATCCGCCATTCCGTTTCCTCATAGAGGCGGCAATCTTTACCTCATCACTCATCTCATCAACTGGGGAGAAGAGAGTGCTCGGGATTCGGAGAGCTACGTGAGGTGGTCGAGGAGGATTGAGGATTACTTGACTCCTTACGTGTCGAGTAATCCGAGGGAGGCATATCTCAACTACAGAGATCTCGATATCGGAGTTAACAACGTTGTGGGGGAGACGAGCTACAAGCAAGCTAGTGTTTGGGGAAGGAAATATTTTAAGAACAATTTCGATCGCCTTGTTCGGGTGAAGACCATGGTTGATCCGGGGAATTTTTTCAGGAACGAACAGAGCATTCCGCCGTTGCGATCTAAGTGGAAAAAAGGGGAGTGA
- the LOC121776129 gene encoding cannabidiolic acid synthase-like: MKTPTISLILLLILSCSLAASAAGDFLQCLSEKSDNYSSISNVVYTSNNSSYTSILKYSIFNLRFATNSTPKPQAIITPEHESQIPAIIHCAKEACLEVRTRSGGHDFEGLSYVSRVPFVVIDLINLSEITVDAESKTAWVEAGATIGSLYYRIAEKSPVLGFPAGGCLTIGVGGHFGGGGYGLMQRKYGLAADHVIDARIVDVNGKILDRESMGEDLFWAIRGGGAASFGVVVAWKVQLVDVPKNVTIFQVDRTLEQNATHLIHRWQYIAPNIDKDLFIGVLTSRSSNRTVLVSFFALYLGGIDTLLPLMQQSFPELGLVRQNCAETSWIQSTLAFGGYPIETPLQILLNRTQPTKGFAKDKSNYVKTPIPQHAFEGIWEHFYKAEAMSGLFILMMPYGGKMAEISESAIPFPHRGGNLYLINHAIGWLEENARDSESYVSWSRRIDDYLTPYVSSNPREAYLNYRDLDLGVNNVVGETSYEQASVWGKRYFKDNFDRLVRVKTMVDPGNFFRNEQSIPPLHY, translated from the exons ATGAAAACTCCAACCATTTCTTTGATTCTTCTTCTCATCTTGTCGTGCTCATTGGCAGCGTCTGCAGCCGGTGACTTCCTACAGTGTCTTTCCGAGAAATCCGACAACTACTCTTCGATCTCCAATGTTGTTTACACCTCAAATAATTCATCTTACACTTCCATTTTGAAATATTCCATCTTCAACCTTAGATTTGCTACGAACTCTACACCAAAGCCGCAGGCGATCATAACCCCAGAACACGAATCTCAAATACCGGCTATCATACACTGCGCTAAAGAAGCTTGCCTTGAAGTCAGGACTCGAAGTGGGGGCCATGACTTCGAGGGACTATCTTATGTATCACGAGTCCCGTTTGTGGTAATTGATTTGATCAATCTCAGTGAAATTACCGTGGACGCCGAGTCAAAAACTGCGTGGGTTGAAGCTGGTGCCACCATCGGCTCTTTGTATTACAGAATCGCAGAGAAAAGTCCGGTTCTTGGATTTCCAGCAGGTGGTTGCCTAACTATTGGTGTCGGGGGCCACTTCGGTGGAGGAGGCTACGGCTTAATGCAGAGGAAGTATGGCTTGGCTGCCGATCATGTGATCGATGCAAGAATAGTCGACGTTAATGGCAAAATTCTTGATAGAGAATCAATGGGCGAAGATCTATTCTGGGCCATCAGAGGAGGTGGAGCTGCCAGTTTTGGCGTAGTTGTTGCCTGGAAG GTACAACTAGTGGATGTTCCCAAAAATGTCACTATCTTCCAGGTCGACAGAACATTAGAACAAAACGCAACTCATCTCATCCATCGTTGGCAATACATCGCTCCCAACATCGACAAAGATTTGTTCATCGGAGTCTTGACATCCCGATCGAGCAATCGGACCGTCCTTGTCAGCTTCTTCGCACTCTACCTCGGCGGCATCGACACATTGCTCCCGCTCATGCAGCAAAGCTTCCCCGAGCTAGGCCTAGTGAGGCAAAACTGCGCCGAGACGAGCTGGATCCAATCCACCCTCGCCTTCGGCGGCTACCCCATCGAAACACCGTTGCAAATCCTTCTCAACAGAACTCAACCCACAAAAGGATTCGCCAAAGACAAATCAAACTATGTGAAGACACCAATTCCTCAGCATGCCTTTGAAGGCATATGGGAACACTTCTACAAAGCAGAAGCTATGAGTGGTTTATTCATCCTCATGATGCCTTATGGCGGGAAAATGGCGGAGATTTCCGAATCCGCCATTCCTTTTCCTCATAGAGGCGGGAATCTGTACCTGATCAATCATGCCATCGGTTGGTTAGAAGAAAATGCCCGGGATTCGGAGAGCTACGTAAGCTGGTCGAGGAGGATTGACGATTACTTGACTCCTTACGTTTCGAGTAATCCGAGGGAAGCGTATCTCAACTACAGAGATCTCGACCTTGGAGTTAACAACGTTGTGGGGGAGACGAGCTACGAGCAAGCAAGTGTTTGGGGCAAGAGATATTTCAAGGACAATTTTGATCGTCTTGTTCGGGTGAAAACCATGGTTGATCCCGGGAATTTCTTCAGAAACGAACAGAGCATTCCGCCGTTGCATTACTAG